A window of the Bacteroides thetaiotaomicron VPI-5482 genome harbors these coding sequences:
- a CDS encoding collagen-like protein, whose product MELTQEQINDIVTAVFSLMESQGMLPESQLDVLAQNVKRRLQLDSVGVDEVPLVDSIEGINSLPCVRQSGSVFDVVRTPLELLKGKLAALPVFRISSGYWQVSEDNGNTWKDITDSLGNRVSAQGEKGEQGNQGDPGQTGEKGDPGDKGDNGENVYLQSNGTELQWKMGEDGEWQTLILLSEIKGAASMGELTNVSQEADIAEDGSVLMYRDNEWKPAAECFIPTGTAEDGSIITTFSDLMNYISTHGEGGGGTGVQRNIRITNNLESKNISASKGEPCLLDFTFISQERYSSNEPYEDTGERGMCQISVKNNINSEYVIVKQLYINSSVPFKTDIAEFLTSGANNVMIKVTGEVTEVTTPAFVYAVQLTSLSISAVNFKWWTAFNNDITVPFNISGNVSKSLYVNISGTDYSEGYEVALGTGVYVETAYNYSIPHPQKSGIFKISAYVSNADGSIRTKTLSFNVICAVAGEQAKLIAINNVAERITNWSENILFDYTMYDGDNVSTSALFEITKGNEVVFSSTEESISTSTKYSFSLPLEIDTIDNQDFSIIANVKDSGVLLTDPLEFPVNNSLGYSAVAGAVMYINPKTRTNRQGNRECMINEVDGTQIEAIWNGINWGNDGWTNDNLGYKTLRLLAGSSVDINYSPFGKESARTGKTFEIDYQISNVTDFSKPVITVSTPAGDLFVGLNIYPDNVIMYSQSLKDKDVQSLHTFEEKRTRLTLTIMPDAYGNSGFNLCILYINGIKNREFTYENNDYFAHNGTIVIGSDNADVDVYGIREYDSALTSQGVQTNYVNWLSTAEEKNSFKTENDILDTNGSEIDFDNTVDQYNVIVFDNTIPSMADQTQRIGTLDVYFYDHPEWNVSISDVTAKGQGTSSMKYWIWNTRYQLDKNLSVITHADGSTSKKVWQMVPWIPAGQKFTAKKNFASSMQSHKIGAVNSYTDLYKQVGLSNEAMQREGYSDVRVSVYELPFFCFEKSINDDGEPVYVFKGLYTFGPDKGDKYTFGYDTDYFPDLLSIEGSDNSPLLTLFRVPWNTDSGRVVYDEDKEAWQYNGANSFGFGAGDIANIVNWIPTYNHVYQCSPRLLPFDGTPDELNDDLDIYRTQPYEFWIAKVGDSHRFDVYYYEASVGLFIPSDIGEGPINLVSQLVDKDYGLASADIENKTNDSLNTLFINARVAKFRKEAALYWDIDDCLYFMNNVEFNAGTDERAKNTYPYSFGIETSKWRWRVDDADTRFDTTNRGLPDKEYSVETHDLDETGAAVWNGETNNFFNLMELAFPEEKIISMRKSMAAMQSLGGLKSGNDLEKIYAFYKKYFFDQAQEYFPSDGYNADAKYCYENGKLAYNAGIYSNDTDPITQSLGDHYLAEQRWITKRILYMMSKYNFGLFSASGTDTITVRAAGNTIKYQLTPAMDMYPAIANGTSIIQGKRTKAGEVCEMEIELSGSGDQQNAIQGASYLQDIGDWYNKNVTGSMIIQGRMLRDIRLGSKNNPVIISISSLTLSNCVSLQRLLLSNITTLSGTLNLTACEHLQEIYADGTSLAQIVLPSGGGLRVVEYSRFNQYLSLSNYPLLTDDGIGIDLCKTVISDFFIVDCALVRPMKILVDIMNAQMEQGDNHALKRIRAVGFEESYNNSFILDKLVDLTNGTYSGLSSEGLSGEDELPVLDGTLNINASVYGDTVEALRAMFTRLTLNINGEFYVRFADDIVTMLCAENWGDGIGTSKRQMGNITELGIIFAGTGIKSFKELSLSKIESLTNEFTGCSQLSSIAFPETLRILNTTAFAGSMVALDLSDCTHITDLLIDSDDTIDFMPSANDNLVNITYNNGSSCIHMVGYSNAILTINNESEIVDFWVENCNTNNNILSKIQSIYSVKEHLLKYIRAVGFDEEFYTNEILKTLLSLAENGYRGINESGERDDNIIPVLSGKVLCTDKYSPDMLYDLKSYFPNILFNMTGEACVDFKDQVVKDICVRNWGSDGELTVEQAAGITTINTKFKENLEITSFNELKYFTNANARTEYPGEPGVPYGAFDRCTNLESVTIMPTAKRIETSAFGGCSSLKKVLFPDSVYFLGTNIFYGCTSLESVNIPKGFADSKFPSNVFRDCISLTSLIEVPETVTIIGMATFNGCTSLAGVKLKGNVPPSLEYSVFGNSTFPIYVPEAAVNAYKSASGWTSLASRIMGY is encoded by the coding sequence ATGGAACTGACACAAGAGCAAATTAATGATATAGTAACGGCTGTATTTTCGTTGATGGAATCTCAAGGAATGCTGCCTGAGTCGCAACTGGACGTACTAGCTCAAAACGTGAAGCGACGCCTGCAACTCGACTCTGTAGGAGTTGATGAAGTTCCTCTTGTTGATTCGATAGAGGGAATTAACTCTCTCCCGTGTGTACGCCAATCCGGATCGGTATTTGATGTTGTCCGTACTCCGTTGGAACTACTTAAAGGTAAATTGGCAGCTTTACCTGTCTTTCGAATTTCGTCAGGCTATTGGCAAGTATCGGAAGATAACGGGAATACATGGAAAGATATAACTGATTCTTTAGGGAATCGGGTGTCTGCTCAGGGAGAAAAGGGAGAACAGGGAAATCAAGGAGATCCGGGTCAGACAGGAGAGAAGGGAGATCCGGGAGATAAAGGTGATAATGGAGAAAATGTCTATCTTCAGTCTAACGGAACAGAATTGCAATGGAAGATGGGAGAGGATGGAGAATGGCAGACCCTGATTTTACTTTCTGAAATAAAAGGTGCTGCTTCAATGGGAGAATTGACCAATGTGTCTCAAGAAGCTGATATAGCAGAAGATGGTTCCGTTTTGATGTATAGGGACAATGAATGGAAACCGGCTGCGGAATGCTTTATTCCTACCGGAACGGCTGAGGACGGTTCTATCATTACCACTTTTTCTGACTTAATGAATTATATCTCCACTCATGGAGAAGGTGGTGGCGGTACTGGTGTGCAACGGAATATTCGTATCACAAATAACCTGGAATCGAAAAATATTTCTGCTAGTAAGGGAGAGCCTTGTTTATTGGATTTTACCTTTATCAGCCAGGAAAGATATAGCTCTAATGAACCATATGAAGACACAGGAGAACGTGGTATGTGCCAGATTTCGGTCAAGAATAACATTAACTCTGAATATGTTATAGTGAAACAATTGTATATCAATTCTAGTGTTCCGTTCAAAACGGATATTGCCGAGTTTCTGACATCCGGAGCTAATAATGTCATGATCAAAGTTACCGGAGAAGTGACTGAGGTAACAACTCCCGCATTTGTATATGCTGTGCAGCTTACGTCTCTGTCCATTAGCGCAGTAAACTTTAAATGGTGGACGGCATTTAATAATGACATTACAGTTCCGTTCAATATATCAGGGAATGTTTCTAAAAGTCTGTATGTGAACATTTCCGGAACAGATTATTCTGAAGGGTATGAAGTAGCGTTGGGCACGGGAGTTTATGTCGAAACTGCTTACAATTACTCTATTCCACATCCACAAAAGAGCGGAATTTTTAAGATATCGGCTTATGTTTCCAATGCGGACGGTAGTATTCGTACTAAGACCCTATCATTTAATGTGATATGTGCAGTCGCCGGTGAGCAGGCTAAACTGATCGCTATCAATAATGTGGCGGAAAGAATAACCAACTGGAGTGAAAACATCTTGTTTGATTATACGATGTATGATGGTGATAATGTTAGTACTTCTGCCTTGTTTGAGATTACGAAGGGGAATGAAGTAGTATTCAGTTCTACTGAAGAAAGCATTTCTACCTCTACTAAGTATTCATTCTCATTGCCTCTTGAAATAGACACAATAGATAATCAGGATTTCTCTATTATTGCTAATGTCAAAGATAGCGGCGTTCTGCTTACCGATCCATTAGAGTTTCCCGTGAATAACTCGTTGGGATATTCTGCCGTAGCAGGAGCTGTGATGTATATCAACCCTAAAACACGTACCAACAGACAAGGAAATAGGGAATGTATGATTAATGAAGTCGACGGAACGCAGATCGAAGCTATATGGAATGGAATAAACTGGGGAAACGACGGATGGACAAACGATAATCTAGGGTATAAAACGCTCCGTCTGCTTGCCGGATCAAGCGTTGATATCAATTACAGTCCGTTTGGAAAAGAGAGTGCCCGGACCGGCAAGACATTTGAAATAGACTATCAAATCTCTAACGTTACTGATTTCTCAAAACCGGTTATCACAGTCTCTACTCCTGCAGGAGATTTATTTGTCGGATTGAATATTTATCCAGACAACGTGATTATGTACTCACAGTCTCTAAAAGATAAGGATGTACAAAGTCTTCACACCTTTGAAGAGAAGCGGACCCGGCTGACACTTACAATCATGCCGGATGCTTATGGAAATAGTGGATTTAATCTCTGCATTCTCTATATAAACGGAATTAAGAACCGTGAGTTTACTTATGAGAATAATGATTATTTTGCTCATAACGGAACGATTGTCATAGGCTCTGATAATGCGGATGTAGATGTATACGGTATTCGTGAATATGATTCGGCATTAACCTCGCAAGGTGTACAAACGAACTATGTCAATTGGCTTTCTACAGCAGAAGAAAAAAATAGTTTCAAAACAGAGAATGACATCCTTGATACAAACGGTTCTGAAATAGACTTCGATAATACGGTTGACCAATATAATGTCATAGTGTTTGACAATACGATTCCAAGTATGGCTGACCAGACGCAACGTATTGGTACCCTTGACGTTTACTTCTACGACCATCCGGAGTGGAATGTATCTATCAGTGATGTCACTGCAAAAGGACAAGGTACTTCATCTATGAAATACTGGATATGGAATACCCGTTATCAACTAGACAAGAATTTGTCTGTCATTACTCATGCTGATGGAAGTACCAGTAAAAAAGTATGGCAGATGGTACCTTGGATTCCGGCAGGACAGAAATTTACAGCAAAAAAGAATTTTGCCTCTTCCATGCAATCTCATAAAATCGGCGCAGTCAATTCTTACACTGATTTATATAAACAAGTAGGTTTGTCGAACGAAGCAATGCAGAGGGAGGGGTATTCGGATGTACGTGTATCAGTATACGAGCTTCCTTTCTTTTGTTTTGAAAAGTCAATTAATGACGACGGAGAACCTGTATATGTTTTCAAGGGTTTATATACTTTCGGACCGGATAAAGGGGATAAATATACGTTCGGCTATGATACGGACTATTTTCCTGATCTTTTGTCTATCGAAGGTTCTGATAACTCGCCTCTTCTGACTTTGTTTCGTGTTCCGTGGAATACTGATAGCGGGAGAGTCGTATACGATGAGGACAAAGAAGCATGGCAGTATAATGGTGCCAACTCTTTCGGTTTTGGAGCTGGAGATATAGCAAATATAGTCAACTGGATTCCAACCTACAATCACGTTTATCAATGTTCCCCCCGTTTGCTTCCATTCGATGGTACTCCCGATGAACTGAATGATGACCTGGATATATATCGTACGCAGCCTTATGAGTTTTGGATTGCAAAAGTTGGTGATTCGCATCGGTTTGATGTCTATTATTATGAGGCGTCGGTAGGTTTGTTTATACCATCGGACATTGGAGAAGGACCAATTAATCTGGTATCTCAACTGGTAGACAAAGATTATGGACTTGCTTCTGCTGATATTGAGAATAAAACAAATGATAGTCTGAATACCCTTTTTATCAATGCCCGTGTGGCTAAGTTCAGAAAGGAAGCCGCTTTGTACTGGGATATCGATGATTGTTTGTACTTTATGAACAATGTAGAGTTTAATGCTGGAACAGACGAACGAGCAAAGAACACCTATCCGTATAGCTTTGGAATCGAAACTTCAAAATGGAGATGGCGTGTTGATGATGCTGATACTCGTTTTGATACAACCAATCGTGGTTTACCGGATAAAGAGTACAGTGTTGAAACTCATGATTTGGATGAGACCGGGGCGGCTGTATGGAACGGAGAAACAAATAATTTTTTTAACTTGATGGAACTTGCTTTCCCGGAGGAGAAGATAATAAGTATGCGCAAATCTATGGCAGCCATGCAATCGCTCGGAGGTTTAAAGAGTGGAAATGACCTTGAAAAGATATACGCGTTTTACAAAAAGTATTTCTTTGACCAAGCGCAGGAATATTTCCCGTCGGACGGTTATAATGCTGATGCTAAGTATTGTTATGAAAATGGTAAATTAGCTTATAATGCAGGTATTTATTCAAATGATACTGATCCGATTACTCAAAGTTTAGGCGATCATTATCTGGCGGAGCAGAGGTGGATTACTAAGCGTATTTTGTATATGATGTCGAAGTATAACTTCGGACTATTCTCGGCTTCTGGAACCGATACAATTACTGTACGTGCTGCAGGTAACACGATTAAATATCAGTTGACACCCGCAATGGATATGTATCCGGCAATTGCGAACGGTACAAGTATCATACAAGGAAAGAGAACGAAAGCTGGAGAAGTGTGTGAAATGGAAATTGAACTTTCGGGCTCCGGTGATCAGCAGAATGCAATACAGGGAGCATCATATCTGCAGGATATAGGTGATTGGTACAATAAGAATGTAACTGGATCTATGATTATTCAAGGAAGAATGCTAAGGGATATACGACTTGGAAGCAAAAATAATCCGGTTATCATTTCAATATCCTCTTTGACATTATCGAATTGTGTGAGCCTTCAGAGATTGCTATTATCGAATATTACCACTTTGTCCGGTACATTGAACTTAACCGCATGCGAGCACTTGCAAGAAATTTATGCAGACGGTACTTCTTTGGCGCAGATTGTGCTGCCGTCGGGTGGAGGACTTCGTGTAGTTGAATACAGCAGATTTAATCAATACTTGTCATTGTCTAATTATCCTCTTCTTACAGATGATGGAATCGGGATTGACTTGTGCAAGACAGTGATCAGTGACTTTTTCATTGTTGATTGCGCACTGGTTCGACCTATGAAAATTCTTGTTGATATAATGAATGCACAAATGGAACAAGGAGATAACCATGCATTGAAGAGGATTAGAGCCGTTGGCTTTGAAGAGTCATACAATAACTCGTTCATATTAGACAAATTGGTTGACCTGACAAACGGTACTTATAGTGGATTAAGTAGTGAAGGGCTTTCCGGAGAAGATGAATTACCTGTGTTAGATGGAACTCTCAACATCAATGCGAGTGTTTATGGAGATACTGTAGAAGCGCTCAGAGCAATGTTCACAAGACTAACCTTAAATATCAATGGGGAATTTTATGTTCGTTTTGCAGATGATATTGTAACAATGTTATGCGCAGAAAATTGGGGTGACGGTATAGGAACAAGCAAAAGACAAATGGGAAATATTACTGAACTAGGAATTATTTTTGCAGGAACAGGTATCAAATCGTTTAAAGAGTTATCTTTAAGTAAGATTGAATCATTAACAAATGAATTTACAGGTTGTTCGCAACTTAGTTCTATTGCATTTCCTGAGACACTGCGGATATTGAACACAACGGCATTTGCTGGTAGTATGGTTGCATTAGACTTGTCTGATTGCACACATATAACTGATTTACTGATTGATTCAGACGATACTATTGATTTCATGCCATCCGCAAACGATAATCTCGTTAATATTACTTATAATAACGGATCTAGCTGTATACATATGGTGGGTTATTCAAATGCTATTCTTACCATTAATAACGAGTCTGAGATTGTAGATTTTTGGGTAGAAAATTGTAATACTAATAATAATATTCTTTCGAAAATACAATCCATATATTCAGTCAAGGAACATTTACTTAAATATATTAGGGCTGTAGGATTTGATGAAGAATTCTATACGAACGAAATATTAAAAACTCTGTTATCATTAGCTGAGAATGGATATCGTGGAATAAATGAAAGTGGAGAAAGAGATGATAACATTATACCTGTATTATCAGGGAAAGTACTATGTACAGATAAGTATTCGCCAGATATGTTGTATGATTTAAAAAGTTACTTCCCTAATATTTTGTTTAATATGACGGGAGAAGCTTGTGTTGATTTCAAAGATCAAGTCGTAAAAGATATATGTGTGAGGAATTGGGGTAGTGATGGAGAATTGACCGTTGAACAGGCTGCAGGGATAACAACTATTAATACTAAGTTCAAAGAGAACTTGGAAATTACATCTTTTAATGAGTTGAAATATTTCACTAATGCAAACGCACGTACAGAGTATCCTGGTGAGCCTGGGGTGCCATACGGAGCTTTCGACCGATGTACCAATCTGGAATCAGTAACAATAATGCCTACAGCCAAAAGAATTGAAACAAGTGCTTTTGGTGGTTGCTCCAGTCTTAAAAAAGTTCTATTTCCTGATTCTGTATATTTCTTAGGTACGAATATTTTTTATGGCTGTACTTCGCTGGAAAGTGTAAATATACCAAAGGGTTTTGCTGACAGTAAATTTCCAAGTAATGTATTTAGAGATTGTATTTCATTAACTTCGCTTATAGAAGTACCTGAAACTGTCACTATAATAGGTATGGCAACATTTAATGGATGTACTTCTTTAGCAGGGGTGAAATTGAAGGGAAATGTCCCTCCATCTCTTGAATACAGTGTGTTTGGTAATTCTACATTCCCTATTTATGTCCCAGAAGCAGCAGTTAATGCTTACAAGTCTGCTTCCGGATGGACTTCATTGGCTTCTAGGATTATGGGATACTAA
- a CDS encoding leucine-rich repeat protein produces the protein MEITNFDEFQYFVNYTNSNGRYLDSANNNRIDSSPFQNCINLKSIVLPPNIFNIALSFLANTKISKILIPKSVGLCDVATFKNCVNLTSIVFEDGGDVPLYVGGDLWLENTQVTILVLPFKTYRIRGYWRRGSNLNTLYVKSTIPPILEHGWGDNPDTCDLYVPIGCKEVYASATNWGSFRTITEYDFDLNPNNVH, from the coding sequence TTGGAAATTACAAACTTTGATGAATTTCAATATTTTGTCAATTATACCAATAGTAATGGCCGTTATTTGGATTCTGCTAATAACAATCGTATTGATTCGAGTCCATTCCAGAATTGTATAAATTTGAAATCTATTGTTCTTCCACCCAACATTTTTAATATCGCTCTCAGTTTTTTGGCTAATACTAAAATTTCTAAAATTTTAATTCCCAAGTCAGTTGGTCTTTGTGATGTTGCAACGTTTAAGAATTGTGTAAACCTCACTTCTATTGTGTTTGAGGATGGAGGGGATGTACCATTATACGTCGGCGGTGATCTGTGGCTAGAAAACACTCAAGTTACAATATTAGTACTTCCATTTAAAACATACAGAATTAGAGGATATTGGAGAAGAGGCTCTAATCTAAATACATTATATGTAAAATCAACAATTCCACCAATATTGGAACACGGATGGGGAGATAATCCTGATACCTGTGATCTATACGTTCCTATTGGATGCAAGGAAGTTTATGCTTCTGCGACCAATTGGGGAAGTTTTAGAACTATTACAGAGTATGACTTTGATCTTAACCCCAATAATGTACACTAA
- a CDS encoding N-acetylmuramoyl-L-alanine amidase, producing MKILIDNGHGENTPGKCSPDGRLKEWAYTREIADRVVAGLRHRGEEAERIVKEDVDIPLSIRCRRVNKIYQESGGNAILISIHCNAAALGIDWLSAHGWSVFVSNNASANSKCLATSLAESAIMQSVFVRQPMPGQLFWTQNLAICRDTICPSVLTENFFQDNKEDVEFLLSPEGKQQVIQIHIDGILNYLKTIEL from the coding sequence ATGAAAATATTGATAGATAACGGGCATGGTGAAAATACTCCTGGCAAATGTTCACCGGATGGGAGATTAAAAGAATGGGCATATACAAGAGAAATAGCTGATAGAGTGGTAGCCGGATTACGTCATAGGGGAGAGGAGGCAGAACGTATTGTGAAGGAGGATGTAGATATACCACTCTCTATACGATGTAGGCGAGTGAACAAAATTTATCAGGAATCTGGAGGAAATGCGATCTTAATTTCTATCCATTGCAATGCAGCAGCTCTTGGTATTGATTGGTTATCTGCGCATGGATGGAGTGTATTTGTTTCGAATAATGCTTCTGCCAATAGTAAATGTTTGGCTACAAGTTTAGCTGAATCTGCTATTATGCAATCTGTTTTTGTCCGTCAGCCAATGCCAGGACAACTGTTTTGGACACAAAATCTCGCCATATGCCGGGATACAATTTGTCCGTCAGTATTAACCGAGAATTTTTTTCAGGATAATAAGGAAGATGTCGAATTCCTTTTATCTCCTGAGGGAAAGCAACAAGTTATACAAATACATATTGATGGGATTCTTAATTATTTGAAAACTATCGAATTATGA
- a CDS encoding ATP-binding protein translates to MAKITIPYAVSDFVEMRERGFYYVDKTRYISGLEDYKAPVFLRPRRFGKSLLISMLACYYDRTKAHRFEELFGNTWIGSHPTSEHNRYMIIRYDFSAMVMADNIQGLTQNFNDLNCGPVEVMVEHNRDLFGDFQFVNRGDAAKMLEEALTYIRSHELPKVYILIDEYDNFTNQLLTAYNDPLYEEVTTADSFLRTFFKVIKKGIGEGSIRTCFCTGVLPVTMDDLTSGYNIAEILTLEPNFLNMLGFTYEETETYLRYVLDKYAAGQDRYDEIWQLIVSNYDGYRFRPNGERLFNSTILTYFFKKFAANAGSIPDELVDENLRTDINWIRRLTLSLDNAKKMLDALVIDDELPYNVADLSSKFNKRKFFNKEFYPVSLFYLGMTTLKDNYVTTLPNMTMRSVYMDYYNQLNQIEGNAQRYVPVYRKYDADRRLEPLVQNYFEQYLGQFLAQVFDKINENFIRCSFYELVSRYLSSCYTFAIEQNNSAGRSDFEMAGIPGTDYYTDDRVVEFKYYRGKDAERMLSLSEPLPEHVEQVKGYAEDTKRKFPNYNVRTYVVYICSNKGWKCWEVY, encoded by the coding sequence ATGGCAAAAATAACGATTCCTTATGCAGTATCCGATTTTGTAGAGATGCGAGAGCGTGGCTTTTATTATGTTGATAAGACAAGGTACATTTCAGGTCTTGAGGATTATAAAGCTCCTGTATTCCTACGTCCTCGCCGTTTTGGGAAGAGCTTGCTGATTTCTATGCTAGCCTGTTATTACGATCGTACTAAAGCACATCGTTTCGAAGAACTGTTTGGAAACACTTGGATTGGTAGTCATCCCACATCAGAACACAACCGTTATATGATTATCCGCTATGATTTTTCGGCTATGGTAATGGCGGACAATATACAAGGTTTGACACAGAATTTTAATGATTTGAACTGTGGTCCTGTAGAAGTCATGGTAGAACATAACCGTGATTTGTTCGGGGATTTTCAGTTTGTCAATCGGGGGGATGCCGCAAAAATGCTCGAAGAGGCTCTTACTTATATTCGTTCTCATGAATTGCCAAAAGTCTATATTCTGATTGATGAATATGACAACTTCACCAATCAACTCCTTACAGCTTACAATGATCCGCTCTATGAGGAAGTTACTACTGCCGATAGCTTTCTCCGCACTTTTTTTAAAGTAATAAAGAAAGGTATTGGTGAAGGGAGCATTCGCACTTGTTTTTGCACAGGTGTGCTACCTGTTACTATGGACGATCTGACCAGTGGATATAATATTGCCGAAATACTCACGCTGGAACCGAACTTCCTGAATATGCTCGGCTTTACGTATGAAGAAACAGAAACTTATTTGCGCTATGTGCTTGATAAATATGCTGCTGGACAAGATCGTTATGATGAAATCTGGCAACTCATAGTGAGTAACTACGATGGTTACCGTTTCCGTCCTAATGGGGAACGCCTTTTTAATTCTACCATCCTTACTTATTTTTTCAAAAAGTTCGCTGCTAATGCCGGTAGCATTCCGGATGAGCTGGTTGACGAGAATTTACGTACAGACATTAACTGGATACGTCGTCTTACTTTATCGTTGGATAATGCTAAAAAGATGCTGGACGCATTAGTTATTGACGATGAATTACCATACAATGTAGCTGATCTTTCCAGTAAATTCAATAAGAGAAAGTTCTTTAATAAGGAATTTTATCCGGTGAGCTTGTTCTATTTGGGGATGACAACGCTTAAAGATAACTATGTGACGACATTGCCTAATATGACGATGCGCAGCGTCTATATGGATTATTATAATCAGTTAAATCAAATAGAGGGAAATGCACAGCGTTATGTTCCTGTATACCGGAAATATGATGCTGACCGTCGTTTGGAACCATTGGTGCAGAATTATTTTGAACAATATTTAGGACAATTCCTGGCACAGGTATTCGACAAAATAAATGAGAATTTTATTCGTTGTTCTTTTTATGAACTTGTTTCCCGTTATTTGAGCAGCTGTTATACGTTTGCTATCGAACAGAACAACTCTGCCGGACGTTCGGATTTTGAAATGGCAGGAATTCCCGGTACGGATTACTATACGGATGATAGAGTAGTGGAGTTCAAGTACTATCGGGGTAAGGATGCTGAGAGAATGTTATCTCTTAGTGAACCGCTTCCTGAGCACGTGGAGCAGGTAAAAGGCTATGCTGAGGATACAAAAAGGAAATTTCCTAATTACAATGTGCGAACTTATGTGGTGTATATCTGCTCTAACAAAGGGTGGAAATGTTGGGAGGTATATTAA
- a CDS encoding sugar phosphate isomerase/epimerase family protein, protein MKTNYLLVLFALLLAIPQAADAKKKKDIAIQLYSVRDIINNGTDLNVVLKNLAQMGYTSIEAANYDNGKFYGKTPEEFKNAVEKAGMKVLSSHCSRGLSDKEVASGDFSESLKWWDQSIAAHKAAGMKYIVNPGIGVPKTMKEMKMYCDYFNEIGKRCQQNGMKFGYHNHAHEFQKVENQAVMLDYMIENTNPEYVFFQMDVYWIVRGQHSPVDYFNKYPGRFTVLHIKDDKEIGDSGMVGFDAIFRNAKVAGVKHIVAEIEGYSCPVEESVKKSLDYLLDAPFVKASYSK, encoded by the coding sequence ATGAAAACGAACTATTTATTAGTGCTGTTCGCATTGCTGCTGGCAATTCCGCAGGCAGCAGATGCGAAAAAGAAGAAAGACATTGCCATACAACTCTATTCGGTCAGAGACATCATAAATAATGGAACCGACCTCAACGTAGTGTTGAAGAATCTGGCGCAAATGGGATACACCAGCATCGAAGCCGCCAATTATGATAATGGCAAGTTCTATGGCAAAACTCCGGAAGAGTTTAAGAATGCTGTCGAAAAGGCTGGTATGAAAGTACTGTCTTCACATTGTTCCAGAGGATTGTCGGACAAGGAAGTGGCTTCCGGAGATTTCTCCGAGTCACTGAAATGGTGGGATCAAAGCATTGCCGCTCATAAAGCAGCAGGCATGAAATACATCGTAAATCCGGGAATCGGTGTTCCTAAAACAATGAAAGAGATGAAGATGTATTGCGACTATTTCAATGAAATAGGCAAAAGATGCCAGCAGAACGGTATGAAATTCGGATATCATAATCATGCGCATGAATTTCAGAAAGTAGAAAATCAAGCGGTTATGTTGGACTATATGATTGAGAATACCAATCCTGAGTATGTCTTTTTTCAGATGGATGTATATTGGATTGTCAGAGGGCAGCACAGTCCTGTGGACTATTTCAACAAGTATCCGGGACGTTTCACCGTGCTTCATATCAAAGATGACAAAGAAATCGGAGATAGTGGTATGGTCGGATTCGATGCTATCTTCAGAAATGCAAAGGTTGCCGGCGTAAAGCATATTGTTGCTGAAATAGAAGGGTACAGTTGTCCTGTAGAGGAAAGTGTCAAGAAGAGTCTGGACTATTTGCTGGATGCTCCTTTTGTAAAGGCGTCTTATAGTAAATAG